In Candidatus Aminicenantes bacterium, the following are encoded in one genomic region:
- a CDS encoding helicase-related protein: MCNVCWGDEIGYQTGLDSNKSPQTALLYLTDGVQMVQEIQGKREYDVLILDEIHEWNLNQEVLVGLVKKNLDSGYYQRSGKRVVIMSATLKARQISAFLNHAPVITIPGRGFPVVCQRRHPCFFLPDAANLLESGHNILIFQPGKQEIEETMQNLKELLEHDKQQAVILPLHSELSINEQGKVFKNYPLPKAVVATDIAQTSLTIDDIDAVIDSGVKKEVRLVSGIEGLYPTEISTSECRQRAGRAGRVKKGVYILCSERGMEERSDYPEPEIRRLNLESVVLRMYKWGLTPLEFNFFHRPNRSLILKAIQNLKNFGALSPENKVTTDGRRMAELPLSVRSARLLLEAEKGGARVVDRALKAIAIFETRGIVNKEFSGGGYSRSPFKSDLLNQLEIWEDEKANARLISRKKTALASEIYNELRKRLAQPVPRRGPWNESDQKHLFRAILSAFCDGVYFRGDGIYWREKEERQLERTSILNEAKPEMVAALPFDLIINREDQKTGNKEEKYIPLLTFASELSLKQLDELSPFSYEKRRAIVLKEDKISVDEQIFFGGRMIKTVAAAPDWTSPDEKHTLLTLALQWFADNSQWLPCRGEIEKNRAWFKEAAAVLGEKLPPFDHVLREFLYRQLRRSLKIDDLRFFFQFHPALRRITLNHLLPYVWLKKLKAVRWPGLLKIKDMELPMTYIGPKSYLTLGYEHFHRVEKDEIILPSGEEPGFLLQGLRFENWAAAVSHYNTYLKNDIFGRKWRNDKKSIEIGDAADLPFPMPFQGGNGKDNTPFEFYSVPTIENGQVFLIHFPTLEEANAHFLPLAGQWQELKSRFKKAALDNVFRTKGWTIK, from the coding sequence GTGTGCAACGTTTGCTGGGGAGACGAGATCGGCTACCAGACCGGCTTGGACAGCAACAAGTCGCCCCAGACGGCGCTCCTGTACCTGACCGACGGCGTGCAGATGGTGCAGGAGATCCAGGGCAAGCGCGAATACGACGTGCTGATCCTGGACGAGATCCACGAGTGGAACCTGAACCAGGAAGTGCTGGTTGGGCTGGTCAAGAAGAACCTGGACAGCGGCTATTACCAGCGCAGCGGCAAGCGGGTGGTGATCATGAGCGCCACCCTGAAGGCCAGGCAGATCTCGGCGTTCTTGAACCACGCCCCGGTGATCACTATTCCCGGCCGCGGCTTCCCGGTGGTCTGCCAGCGGCGCCACCCCTGTTTTTTCCTCCCCGACGCCGCCAATCTACTCGAAAGCGGCCACAACATCCTGATCTTCCAGCCAGGGAAACAGGAGATCGAAGAAACCATGCAGAACTTGAAAGAACTGCTGGAACACGACAAGCAGCAGGCAGTCATCCTCCCCCTGCATTCGGAACTTTCCATCAACGAACAGGGCAAGGTGTTTAAAAATTACCCCCTGCCTAAAGCCGTCGTGGCCACCGACATCGCCCAGACCAGCCTGACCATCGACGACATCGACGCGGTCATCGACAGCGGCGTCAAGAAGGAAGTGCGGCTGGTATCGGGCATCGAGGGGTTGTATCCGACCGAGATCTCCACTTCCGAGTGCCGCCAGCGCGCCGGCCGGGCCGGCCGGGTGAAAAAGGGAGTCTATATCCTCTGCTCCGAGCGCGGCATGGAGGAGCGCAGCGATTATCCCGAACCGGAGATCCGCCGCCTCAACCTGGAGAGCGTGGTCTTGCGCATGTACAAATGGGGGCTGACGCCGCTGGAGTTCAATTTTTTCCACCGCCCCAACCGCAGCCTGATCCTCAAGGCGATCCAGAACCTGAAGAATTTCGGCGCCCTGAGCCCGGAGAACAAGGTGACAACGGACGGCCGCAGGATGGCCGAGCTGCCGCTGTCGGTGCGCAGCGCCCGGCTGCTGTTGGAAGCCGAAAAGGGGGGCGCCCGGGTCGTTGACCGCGCCCTGAAAGCCATTGCCATCTTCGAGACAAGGGGCATCGTCAACAAGGAGTTCAGCGGCGGGGGCTACTCCCGTTCGCCCTTCAAATCGGACCTGCTCAACCAGCTCGAGATATGGGAGGACGAGAAAGCGAACGCCCGGTTGATCTCGCGCAAGAAGACGGCCTTGGCCAGCGAAATCTACAACGAACTCAGGAAGCGGCTGGCCCAGCCGGTCCCCCGAAGGGGACCGTGGAACGAGAGCGACCAGAAACATCTTTTCCGGGCCATCCTCTCGGCTTTTTGCGACGGCGTCTACTTCAGGGGCGACGGGATATACTGGCGCGAAAAGGAAGAGAGGCAGCTCGAGCGCACGTCGATCCTGAACGAGGCCAAGCCGGAAATGGTCGCTGCCCTGCCCTTCGACCTGATCATCAACCGCGAAGACCAGAAGACAGGCAACAAGGAGGAAAAATACATCCCGCTGTTGACCTTCGCCTCGGAGCTGTCGCTCAAGCAACTGGACGAGCTATCGCCATTCAGCTACGAAAAGCGCCGCGCCATCGTCCTGAAAGAGGACAAGATCAGCGTCGACGAACAGATTTTCTTCGGCGGCCGGATGATCAAAACCGTCGCCGCCGCTCCCGACTGGACGAGCCCCGACGAAAAGCACACCCTCCTGACCCTGGCCCTGCAATGGTTCGCCGACAACAGCCAATGGCTGCCCTGCCGTGGCGAGATTGAAAAAAATCGCGCCTGGTTCAAGGAAGCAGCCGCCGTGCTGGGCGAAAAACTGCCGCCTTTCGACCACGTGCTCCGCGAATTCCTCTACCGCCAACTGCGCCGCAGCCTCAAGATCGACGACCTGCGCTTTTTTTTCCAGTTCCATCCCGCCCTGCGGCGCATCACCCTCAACCACCTGCTGCCTTACGTTTGGCTGAAAAAACTGAAGGCCGTGCGCTGGCCCGGCCTGTTGAAGATCAAGGACATGGAACTCCCTATGACCTACATCGGCCCAAAATCCTACCTGACCCTGGGCTACGAGCACTTCCACCGCGTGGAAAAGGACGAGATCATCCTGCCCAGCGGCGAGGAACCCGGCTTTCTGCTGCAGGGATTGCGCTTTGAAAATTGGGCCGCAGCGGTGAGCCATTACAACACCTATTTGAAGAACGACATATTCGGCCGCAAGTGGCGAAACGATAAAAAAAGCATCG